The following are encoded together in the Pelosinus sp. IPA-1 genome:
- a CDS encoding DUF1540 domain-containing protein, which produces MGHNHNSSIGCVVSECEFHCKDDDYCTLDKIQVVRHGHKAVSVECTDCGSFRKG; this is translated from the coding sequence ATGGGTCATAACCATAATTCAAGCATAGGTTGCGTAGTATCAGAATGTGAGTTTCACTGTAAAGATGATGATTACTGTACTTTAGACAAGATCCAGGTAGTAAGACATGGTCATAAGGCAGTTAGTGTTGAATGCACAGACTGCGGAAGTTTTAGGAAAGGCTAA
- the tadA gene encoding tRNA adenosine(34) deaminase TadA, which produces MLDDNYFMGLALLEAQKAYDIGEVPIGSVLVLDGQVVATGHNMREIWHDATAHAEMIAIREACEKLGRWRLTGLTLYATIEPCPMCAGALVMSRIDRLVYGSVDVKAGAIDSIFNIVQNEALNHRMIVRSGVRADECAEIMKKFFRERRKKSNTSKIDT; this is translated from the coding sequence ATGTTGGATGATAACTATTTTATGGGATTAGCTTTGTTGGAAGCGCAAAAGGCTTATGACATCGGTGAAGTTCCAATTGGATCTGTACTTGTTCTGGATGGTCAGGTAGTGGCCACGGGACATAATATGCGAGAAATTTGGCATGATGCAACGGCCCATGCAGAAATGATAGCGATTCGTGAAGCTTGTGAAAAGCTGGGGCGATGGCGCTTAACTGGACTTACATTATACGCTACGATAGAACCTTGTCCTATGTGTGCAGGTGCTTTAGTCATGAGCCGCATTGACCGCTTGGTATATGGCAGTGTGGATGTAAAAGCAGGGGCAATTGATTCGATATTTAATATAGTTCAAAATGAAGCACTAAACCACCGGATGATAGTTAGATCAGGTGTAAGAGCAGATGAATGTGCTGAAATTATGAAAAAATTTTTTAGAGAACGCAGAAAAAAGAGTAATACTAGTAAGATAGATACCTGA
- a CDS encoding RNA degradosome polyphosphate kinase — MFDKEQNFLNRELSWLKFNERVMQEANDSGKPLLERLKFVAIASSNLDEFFMIRVAGLKQQVESGIVKKDAAGFNAREQLLLIGQSVREMVRLQYLYLKKILGGMQNHDIYVNDVQSLSGNGKQWVESYFYNTIYPILTPLAVNASHPFPLLANRSLNLAVLLSKGKEEMQTAILPVPSALPRMIEVPDQGVGKLFVFLEDIIKTHCSQLFCGYNIKEIVPFRITRNADLLIDGEGAEDLLAEVEKSLRQRKRGEAVRLETSKINKPFLKDFLLEMFNIDEQDLYEISGPIDVSCFTTLTDLTGYDYLRYEQITPQIPIELKDAQSLFDVIWSKDILLHHPYESFVPVVNFIRQAAIDPKVLAIKQTLYRVSGNSSIVKALAQAAENGKQVTVVVEVRARFDEENNIQWARRLEEAGCHVIYGLLGFKVHGKMALIIRQEGSQIKRYVHMGTGNYNDITARMYSDMSLFTANEKIGADASDFFNMLLGYSEPPSWKKLVVAPIGLRDKLKEMIDREIAFAESGKGGHIIAKMNSLLDKEIILKLYEASSKGVKIELIIRGICALIPGLPKVSENITVRSIVGRFLEHHRILYFANGGKEKIYLSSADWMHRNLSERVELLFPVDKHELMERIKDTLHIMLKDNRKAYIMKSDGTYRRAYRRGKVVNCQQYLYQEAQEKAGTTDF, encoded by the coding sequence ATGTTTGATAAAGAGCAAAATTTCTTAAATAGAGAATTAAGCTGGCTGAAATTTAATGAACGGGTAATGCAAGAAGCCAATGACTCTGGAAAACCTTTGCTAGAGAGATTAAAATTTGTGGCGATTGCTAGTTCTAATTTAGATGAGTTTTTTATGATTCGAGTTGCTGGATTAAAACAGCAAGTTGAGAGTGGTATTGTTAAGAAGGATGCGGCAGGGTTTAATGCAAGAGAGCAGCTTCTATTGATTGGGCAGTCTGTGCGGGAAATGGTACGATTACAGTATTTGTATTTAAAGAAAATTCTTGGTGGCATGCAAAACCATGATATTTATGTAAACGATGTACAAAGTTTATCTGGTAATGGGAAACAATGGGTAGAAAGTTATTTTTATAATACGATCTATCCGATTCTTACACCTTTAGCTGTCAATGCGAGTCATCCTTTTCCATTGTTGGCGAATCGGAGCCTAAATTTAGCGGTTCTACTAAGTAAAGGGAAAGAGGAAATGCAAACGGCGATTCTTCCAGTACCAAGTGCTCTACCTCGAATGATTGAAGTACCAGATCAAGGGGTAGGCAAACTATTTGTATTCTTAGAGGATATTATTAAGACCCATTGCTCCCAACTCTTTTGTGGGTATAACATTAAAGAGATTGTACCCTTCCGTATTACGCGAAATGCAGATTTGTTAATTGATGGGGAAGGTGCTGAGGATCTCTTAGCAGAAGTAGAAAAATCCTTACGTCAGCGAAAACGCGGTGAAGCGGTGCGCCTAGAAACGAGTAAAATCAATAAACCTTTTTTAAAAGATTTTTTACTAGAAATGTTTAATATTGATGAGCAAGATTTATATGAAATTTCTGGACCGATTGATGTTTCTTGTTTTACAACTTTGACAGACTTAACTGGTTACGATTATTTACGTTATGAACAAATTACACCGCAAATCCCTATAGAATTAAAAGATGCTCAATCTTTGTTTGACGTAATATGGAGTAAAGATATTTTATTACATCATCCCTACGAATCTTTCGTGCCCGTCGTCAATTTCATTCGACAGGCAGCAATTGATCCTAAGGTTTTAGCGATCAAGCAAACCTTATATCGAGTAAGTGGTAATTCATCTATTGTTAAGGCCCTTGCTCAAGCTGCAGAAAATGGCAAACAGGTCACCGTTGTGGTGGAAGTTCGGGCCCGCTTTGATGAAGAAAACAATATTCAATGGGCTAGGCGCCTAGAAGAGGCGGGATGTCATGTTATTTATGGTTTATTAGGTTTTAAAGTCCATGGGAAAATGGCTTTGATTATTAGGCAAGAAGGCTCGCAGATTAAAAGGTATGTGCATATGGGGACAGGTAATTATAATGACATTACTGCCCGAATGTACTCTGATATGAGTCTATTTACCGCTAATGAGAAAATTGGCGCAGACGCGTCTGATTTTTTTAATATGTTATTAGGCTATTCTGAGCCACCCTCGTGGAAGAAATTAGTGGTTGCTCCCATCGGTTTAAGGGATAAATTGAAGGAAATGATTGATCGAGAAATTGCATTTGCCGAGTCTGGAAAAGGCGGACATATCATTGCCAAAATGAATTCTTTACTAGATAAAGAAATTATTCTTAAATTATATGAGGCTTCCAGTAAGGGTGTTAAAATTGAACTTATTATTCGTGGTATTTGCGCTCTAATCCCAGGTCTCCCCAAGGTGAGTGAGAATATTACTGTGCGAAGCATCGTGGGACGCTTCCTAGAACATCATCGTATTTTGTATTTTGCAAATGGTGGCAAAGAAAAGATATATCTATCTAGCGCTGACTGGATGCATCGCAATTTAAGTGAGCGGGTAGAGCTATTGTTCCCTGTGGACAAGCATGAACTTATGGAACGTATTAAAGATACTTTGCATATTATGCTAAAAGATAATCGCAAAGCCTACATTATGAAAAGTGATGGAACATATCGGCGAGCATACCGTCGAGGTAAAGTAGTAAATTGTCAGCAATATTTATATCAAGAGGCACAAGAAAAAGCTGGAACAACAGATTTCTAA
- the ppx gene encoding exopolyphosphatase, giving the protein MNQRIAIIDLGSNSARLIIVEIYENGAYNLIYHQKDAVRLSQAADKDRRLQPEAMDRAMNLLKSFTHMCQIHKTDKILAVGTAALRNAVNGAEFIEEVQRETGVTIEIISGEVEAKLGYLGAINTLDVTDAILFDLGGGSTEITLVKNRKAEKLISLPFGAVTLTERFNIENKASEEQLANLNDFISQEIDKIPWLKNLNLPLIGIGGTARSIGKMEQKRNNYPLLKLHNYRTSSISFHSLWDDVTKMTCAQRRKVAGLSNDRADIIIAGLAIVKQLFDKNTSTQLIISSCGVREGLFFEYYLSKTGHTELIPSPLVHSTHNMLLFYKVNTSHAYHVAKLADQLFNDWQEALDLHPSDKPLLEVAALLHDTGIRVNYYDHARHSAYLIENARLFGLSHREQIMAAIIAGWHHSPSVKYSYNRIYNEFLDAGNWQTARKLALLLAFAEALDTTQMGLVEKVTTVFSDKQAQLKLTTKDAIPLELQALKKHSKWLKREIRLELNITE; this is encoded by the coding sequence ATGAATCAACGAATTGCTATTATTGATTTAGGATCAAACTCTGCCCGCCTAATCATCGTAGAAATCTACGAAAACGGTGCTTATAATCTAATTTATCACCAAAAAGATGCCGTTCGTTTAAGTCAAGCTGCAGATAAAGACCGTAGATTACAACCTGAAGCCATGGATCGCGCTATGAACCTACTAAAAAGCTTCACCCATATGTGCCAAATACATAAAACTGATAAAATTCTAGCAGTAGGTACAGCAGCACTCCGTAATGCAGTTAACGGTGCGGAATTTATTGAAGAGGTTCAACGAGAAACAGGAGTTACCATTGAAATTATTAGTGGTGAAGTAGAAGCCAAACTTGGTTATCTAGGAGCTATTAATACGCTAGATGTAACAGATGCTATCTTATTTGATCTCGGCGGCGGCAGCACAGAAATAACATTAGTTAAAAATCGCAAGGCTGAAAAATTAATCAGTTTACCCTTTGGCGCCGTCACATTAACAGAACGATTCAATATCGAGAATAAAGCCAGCGAAGAACAACTAGCAAATCTCAATGATTTTATCAGCCAAGAGATTGATAAAATTCCTTGGTTAAAAAACCTTAATCTTCCCCTCATTGGTATCGGTGGAACAGCCCGCAGTATTGGTAAAATGGAGCAGAAGCGTAACAATTATCCTTTATTGAAATTACACAACTACCGCACTAGTTCTATCTCCTTTCATTCCTTATGGGATGATGTTACAAAAATGACCTGTGCTCAGCGCCGCAAAGTAGCTGGCCTCAGCAATGATCGCGCCGATATTATTATTGCCGGACTGGCTATTGTTAAACAATTATTCGATAAAAACACAAGCACCCAACTTATCATCAGTAGCTGTGGCGTACGAGAAGGACTATTCTTTGAATATTATCTTTCCAAAACCGGACACACAGAACTTATCCCTAGTCCCCTCGTCCATAGCACCCACAACATGTTATTATTCTATAAAGTAAATACAAGCCATGCCTATCATGTGGCCAAATTAGCCGACCAACTGTTTAATGATTGGCAAGAAGCATTAGATCTACACCCCAGTGATAAACCCCTTTTAGAGGTTGCTGCCTTGCTGCATGATACCGGTATTCGTGTTAATTATTATGATCACGCTAGACATAGTGCCTATCTGATAGAAAATGCTCGTTTATTTGGCCTTTCTCATCGGGAGCAAATTATGGCGGCTATCATTGCCGGCTGGCATCATAGTCCTTCGGTAAAATACTCCTACAACAGAATTTATAATGAGTTCTTAGATGCAGGCAATTGGCAAACAGCTCGAAAATTAGCTTTACTACTTGCTTTCGCCGAAGCCTTAGATACGACCCAAATGGGCCTTGTTGAAAAAGTTACCACTGTATTTTCAGATAAACAAGCCCAATTAAAATTAACTACTAAAGACGCCATTCCTCTAGAACTACAAGCACTAAAGAAACATAGCAAATGGTTAAAAAGAGAAATCCGCTTAGAATTGAATATTACTGAGTAA